The proteins below come from a single Halomonas binhaiensis genomic window:
- a CDS encoding class II glutamine amidotransferase, whose amino-acid sequence MCELLGMSANVPTDICFSFTGFLRRGGDTGPHRDGWGIAFYEQGGYREFRDPFPSVDSAIARLICDYPIKSNIVISHIRQANVGQVRLANTHPFTREMWGQPWCYAHNGQLEEWQALPLSFYRPVGSTDSEHAFCWLMGELRKCYPDPPEDRSGLWQRLHELCEELRRLGVFNLMLADGEYLYTFCSTKLAHITRRAPFGEANLADAEMVVNFAEHTTPNDVVSVLATEPLTDNEEWVRMLPGELLVWRDGVIVARFVAGQDESVV is encoded by the coding sequence ATGTGCGAGTTGCTGGGTATGAGTGCGAACGTGCCCACAGATATCTGCTTCAGCTTTACCGGCTTCCTGCGCCGTGGCGGGGATACTGGGCCCCATCGTGATGGCTGGGGGATCGCATTCTATGAGCAAGGTGGCTATCGCGAATTTCGTGATCCTTTTCCCTCCGTCGATTCGGCCATCGCGCGGCTGATCTGTGACTACCCAATCAAGTCGAACATTGTCATCAGCCATATTCGTCAGGCCAACGTTGGCCAGGTGCGCCTGGCCAATACTCATCCCTTTACTCGCGAGATGTGGGGCCAGCCCTGGTGTTATGCCCACAACGGCCAATTGGAAGAGTGGCAGGCCTTGCCGTTGAGTTTCTATCGCCCGGTGGGATCGACGGATAGCGAACATGCCTTCTGCTGGCTAATGGGCGAGCTGCGCAAGTGCTACCCGGACCCTCCTGAAGATCGCTCTGGATTGTGGCAGAGACTGCATGAGCTATGCGAGGAACTGCGTCGTCTTGGTGTGTTCAACCTGATGCTGGCGGATGGCGAATATCTCTACACTTTCTGTTCGACCAAGCTGGCGCATATCACGCGTCGCGCACCTTTTGGAGAGGCGAATCTGGCGGATGCGGAGATGGTGGTGAACTTTGCTGAACACACGACGCCGAATGACGTAGTGTCGGTCCTGGCGACGGAGCCCCTGACCGACAATGAAGAATGGGTCCGGATGCTTCCCGGTGAGCTGCTGGTCTGGCGTGATGGTGTCATAGTGGCGCGTTTTGTTGCTGGGCAGGATGAGAGTGTCGTTTAA
- a CDS encoding VWA domain-containing protein, giving the protein MLKLLLRYGRSVANRAPVIGLAVVLSLAALGSASAQNTGDQADIRVLVDVSGSMKTNDPNRLAVSAMDMLVALLPSGVHAGIWTFGEHVDNPLPLAPVEESWKKQALSLPPALQDYQQYTDIEAALRVAAASDGQGPRHLVLMTDGVVDLPPSRGAKPAIDVASRQRILDAISPDLVNQDTAVHAIAFSAGADAALVERLAQQSGGLAAVVDSPEELLGAFLDIIGRILPTDQLPLDGNHFTVNGSADEIVPLIFHGPDDGGKVTLIAPDGTRYSAESPPPGGSWQQDPRFDLIRVPNPQQGEWRIEGPVGEGSRIMVSGGLRLATQSLPTTLYSSFALPLQAWVEGDSDAELPENLSITARLVGDNEEAPQSITLKRSSDGRFNGVLPAPQGTGNARLVIDAKGDDFRRQRIQAVNILPAVGAVQSEDGQRVILVAEHPELDRDNTTFSSDLRGENLDVDATGRKRWQIALPEIEEHLRQPLEIEATAQLEDGEHRWKLATVWLNADEVVGIDRATAGPTLAGERFAEADQSAPPAEDSLADRFVALVNEGPRRLMDWWQAGHPGLEETIERAVNDIRVWIGVAVVLLLMVWSRWRRRRVMSRKRQEPHV; this is encoded by the coding sequence ATGCTGAAACTTCTGCTGAGATACGGCCGTAGTGTCGCCAACCGGGCACCGGTCATAGGGCTGGCGGTGGTACTGTCCTTGGCAGCCCTAGGTAGTGCAAGCGCTCAGAACACGGGTGATCAAGCTGACATTCGCGTGCTGGTCGATGTGTCCGGCAGCATGAAGACAAATGATCCCAACCGTCTTGCAGTCAGTGCCATGGACATGCTGGTGGCTTTGCTGCCGAGTGGTGTTCATGCAGGCATTTGGACCTTTGGCGAGCATGTCGATAATCCCTTGCCTCTTGCCCCGGTGGAGGAAAGTTGGAAGAAACAGGCTCTGTCGCTGCCCCCGGCACTGCAGGATTATCAGCAGTACACTGATATCGAGGCCGCCTTGCGTGTCGCGGCGGCTTCTGATGGTCAGGGGCCACGCCATCTGGTTCTGATGACGGATGGTGTGGTCGATCTTCCACCATCCCGTGGTGCCAAGCCTGCCATCGATGTGGCATCACGTCAGCGTATTCTTGACGCTATCTCCCCGGATCTGGTCAACCAGGATACGGCAGTGCATGCCATTGCCTTTTCTGCTGGAGCAGACGCTGCCCTGGTCGAACGCCTGGCCCAGCAGTCCGGTGGCCTGGCGGCCGTTGTCGATTCACCTGAGGAACTGTTGGGGGCCTTCCTCGATATCATCGGTCGTATACTGCCGACAGATCAGTTGCCACTGGACGGCAATCACTTCACGGTGAATGGCTCTGCTGATGAAATCGTGCCATTGATATTCCATGGGCCTGATGATGGCGGCAAGGTGACGCTGATCGCACCGGACGGTACTCGCTATAGCGCAGAATCCCCTCCGCCAGGTGGGAGTTGGCAGCAGGATCCACGTTTCGACCTGATTCGCGTGCCGAATCCACAGCAGGGTGAGTGGCGGATTGAAGGGCCTGTCGGCGAGGGGAGTCGGATCATGGTATCAGGTGGCTTGCGCCTGGCCACACAGTCGCTGCCGACCACACTGTACTCCAGCTTTGCTCTCCCTTTGCAGGCCTGGGTGGAAGGGGACTCTGACGCAGAGTTGCCTGAGAACCTGTCAATCACTGCTCGGTTGGTGGGGGACAATGAGGAAGCCCCGCAGAGCATCACTCTGAAACGTTCCTCCGATGGCCGTTTCAACGGTGTGCTGCCAGCGCCCCAGGGTACGGGCAATGCACGTCTGGTCATTGATGCCAAGGGCGATGATTTTCGTCGTCAGCGGATACAGGCGGTAAACATCCTGCCTGCCGTGGGGGCCGTGCAAAGCGAGGATGGGCAGCGGGTGATTCTGGTGGCTGAGCACCCTGAGCTGGATCGCGACAACACGACATTCAGCAGTGATCTGCGGGGTGAAAACCTTGATGTCGACGCCACGGGCCGGAAGCGTTGGCAGATCGCGCTGCCGGAGATCGAGGAACATTTGCGTCAGCCGCTGGAAATCGAAGCCACGGCACAGCTCGAGGATGGCGAGCATCGCTGGAAGCTGGCGACAGTCTGGCTCAATGCCGATGAAGTGGTTGGCATCGATCGCGCAACGGCTGGGCCGACCCTGGCAGGCGAGCGTTTTGCGGAGGCTGATCAGTCAGCCCCGCCGGCAGAGGACTCCTTGGCTGATCGATTCGTTGCCCTGGTCAATGAAGGGCCTCGGCGTCTGATGGACTGGTGGCAGGCAGGGCACCCGGGCCTCGAGGAGACGATTGAACGCGCCGTGAATGACATACGTGTATGGATTGGCGTCGCTGTCGTGTTGCTGTTGATGGTGTGGAGCCGCTGGCGGCGGAGGCGTGTGATGTCCCGGAAACGGCAGGAGCCGCATGTGTGA
- a CDS encoding purine-cytosine permease family protein: protein MSNISRCSETSVDSDYTDRPVPSDQRMPRLNLMMAWWAVCSAVFYMVVAASMARNYGTANALIGIVLSVLCYGIINAVISRFAMRTGVTVALFSKVMFGHVGAVIATLIFFATALYYAVFEGYVMALVLSEWSPSLGMPMATLIVVVLGVSLIFGSIQHWLDKFNGILLPVYVIGMLVAVAVAIAVHGYPSGWLSQVPEGGASPWGWWHAFSYYMGVWVLMMFTFDYARFGRQEDAGFHGRVTFGVPFYLMTFLFSGLVGILLDACLPSEGLSEASIVLGLLKLLGVGGLLLVWVTQSRINTANFYLATVNLEAFIGKAMGIRLNKFVAGCLVGVLAWGLMSADVFSYLLKALAYQGVFVVAWVGVALAHILSRTYQRRFNGHLELVDARIPALNPCGLVAWGGATLCGIGVMHLPGWSGASAPLTFIAAYLVYAVGLHFARPQWYSVEPSAS from the coding sequence ATGAGCAATATATCCCGTTGTTCAGAGACGTCTGTCGATAGCGACTATACGGATCGCCCGGTGCCCAGCGACCAGCGCATGCCGAGGCTCAATCTGATGATGGCCTGGTGGGCGGTATGCAGCGCAGTTTTCTACATGGTGGTGGCAGCGTCCATGGCGCGCAATTATGGGACAGCCAATGCCTTGATAGGCATCGTCCTGAGCGTGCTGTGTTACGGCATCATCAATGCGGTCATCAGTCGCTTTGCCATGCGTACAGGCGTGACGGTGGCCTTGTTCTCCAAGGTGATGTTCGGACATGTCGGAGCCGTGATCGCTACCTTGATCTTTTTTGCCACCGCCCTGTATTACGCTGTCTTCGAGGGTTATGTGATGGCACTGGTATTGTCCGAATGGTCGCCGTCTCTGGGCATGCCCATGGCCACGCTGATCGTCGTGGTATTGGGAGTCTCGCTGATTTTCGGCAGCATTCAACACTGGCTCGACAAGTTCAATGGCATTCTGCTGCCGGTCTATGTGATTGGCATGCTTGTCGCCGTGGCTGTGGCGATTGCTGTGCATGGATACCCGTCGGGATGGTTGAGCCAGGTACCTGAAGGCGGTGCAAGCCCCTGGGGATGGTGGCATGCCTTCAGCTACTACATGGGTGTCTGGGTGCTGATGATGTTCACCTTTGACTATGCACGTTTTGGCCGTCAGGAAGATGCCGGCTTCCATGGGCGGGTGACCTTTGGCGTGCCGTTCTATCTCATGACGTTTCTCTTCAGTGGCCTAGTAGGCATCCTGCTGGATGCGTGTCTACCCAGCGAAGGACTTTCTGAGGCCTCTATTGTGCTGGGGCTGCTGAAACTGCTGGGAGTGGGGGGGCTATTGTTGGTGTGGGTGACCCAGAGCCGTATCAATACGGCGAACTTCTACTTGGCGACAGTGAACCTGGAAGCCTTCATCGGCAAGGCCATGGGAATCAGGCTGAACAAGTTCGTGGCAGGCTGCCTGGTTGGTGTATTGGCCTGGGGGTTGATGTCGGCAGATGTCTTCTCTTACTTGCTCAAGGCACTGGCCTATCAGGGCGTGTTCGTGGTTGCCTGGGTGGGCGTGGCATTGGCTCATATCCTGTCGCGTACCTATCAGCGTCGCTTCAATGGCCACCTGGAGCTTGTGGATGCAAGAATTCCTGCGCTCAATCCATGTGGTCTCGTGGCATGGGGCGGCGCTACCCTGTGTGGCATTGGTGTGATGCATCTGCCCGGCTGGTCTGGCGCTTCAGCGCCTTTGACCTTCATCGCCGCCTATCTGGTCTATGCCGTGGGGCTGCATTTTGCGAGGCCGCAGTGGTATAGCGTAGAGCCCTCAGCATCTTGA
- a CDS encoding DUF4168 domain-containing protein: MRQGITTLLTAAVLSIGLMSATAHAQEAGSALTQAQAPAANFTDEQLQQFVDASRELRGLIEEYNPRIQQAPSDAEKQSLMQEANNKMVGVVESKGLDANTYGAIGNAVQSDPELANRVKELAQGTN; the protein is encoded by the coding sequence ATGCGGCAAGGTATCACTACGCTGTTGACCGCAGCAGTACTGAGCATTGGACTGATGAGTGCGACAGCTCATGCGCAGGAAGCTGGCAGTGCCCTCACGCAGGCCCAGGCCCCGGCCGCAAACTTCACGGATGAGCAGTTGCAGCAGTTTGTCGATGCTTCCCGTGAACTGCGCGGGTTAATCGAGGAGTACAATCCACGCATTCAACAGGCTCCCAGCGATGCTGAAAAACAATCGCTGATGCAGGAAGCCAATAACAAGATGGTCGGAGTGGTAGAGAGCAAAGGACTCGATGCCAATACCTATGGCGCCATCGGCAACGCGGTCCAGTCAGACCCTGAACTGGCCAATCGCGTGAAGGAATTGGCTCAAGGCACCAATTAA
- a CDS encoding AMP-binding protein, whose product MSENASEALIKGAALEGLDEYHSVMDIFHRSAKRFADHTAFSCMGKSLSYADLDRLSGDFAAWLQQETDLEPGDRIVIQLPNLLQYPVAVFGAIRAGLVVVNTNPLYTEREMEHQFKDSGAKAILILANMADKLEKVLPATDIKHVLITEIGDLHDFPKRQLINAVVKYVKKMVPGYSLPKAVSFRQALARGAKHRHEEVQRELDDIAVLQYTGGTTGVAKGTMLTHRNLVANMLQAKQAIGVGLKEGHELIVAPLPVYHIYTFTVNCLFLLEGGHHSLLITNPRDLPNFIKELKKTPFTGFVGLNTLFNALCNREDFRSLDFSRLHLTISGGMALTLAAAERWKEVTGCPIAEGYGLTETSPIVSFNPIEAIQLGTIGVPMAGTELKIVGPEGGTLSLDEPGELCVRGPQVMKGYWQRDDETTKVIDQDGFLRTGDIALIQPDGYVRIVDRKKDMILVSGFNVYPNEIEDVVATHPGVVESCAVGVPDDDSGEVIKLFVVSRDPDLDAASLRAWCKGKLTGYKVPKLVVFRDELPKTNVGKVLRRQLRDEPDPETRNG is encoded by the coding sequence ATGAGCGAGAATGCCAGCGAAGCGCTTATCAAGGGAGCGGCCCTGGAGGGCCTCGACGAATATCATTCCGTGATGGATATCTTCCATCGTTCGGCCAAGCGCTTTGCCGATCACACGGCCTTCTCCTGCATGGGCAAGTCGCTGAGTTATGCGGACCTTGATCGATTGTCCGGGGATTTTGCTGCCTGGTTGCAGCAGGAAACAGACCTTGAGCCTGGCGATCGCATCGTTATCCAGTTACCGAACCTGCTGCAATATCCCGTCGCTGTCTTTGGCGCCATCCGTGCGGGCCTGGTGGTGGTCAACACCAACCCGCTCTACACCGAACGTGAGATGGAGCATCAATTCAAGGACTCTGGTGCCAAGGCCATTCTGATTCTGGCCAACATGGCCGACAAGCTCGAAAAGGTCCTGCCTGCGACAGATATCAAGCATGTGCTGATCACCGAGATTGGAGATCTGCATGATTTTCCCAAGCGACAGCTGATCAATGCGGTGGTCAAGTACGTCAAGAAGATGGTGCCGGGCTATTCGTTACCTAAGGCAGTATCGTTTCGCCAGGCGCTGGCGCGAGGAGCAAAGCATCGTCATGAAGAAGTCCAGCGCGAGCTGGATGACATTGCGGTATTGCAATATACCGGCGGAACGACAGGAGTGGCCAAGGGCACGATGCTGACCCATCGTAATCTCGTGGCCAACATGCTCCAGGCCAAGCAGGCCATTGGTGTCGGGTTGAAGGAAGGTCATGAACTGATTGTGGCACCGTTACCGGTCTACCACATCTATACCTTTACGGTGAATTGCCTGTTCCTGCTGGAGGGTGGCCACCACTCATTGTTGATTACCAACCCCCGGGACCTGCCCAATTTCATCAAGGAGTTGAAGAAGACTCCTTTCACGGGCTTTGTTGGCCTTAATACGCTGTTCAATGCACTGTGCAATCGTGAAGATTTCCGCAGTCTGGATTTCTCACGTCTACACCTGACCATTTCCGGTGGCATGGCACTGACCTTGGCTGCCGCTGAGCGTTGGAAGGAGGTGACAGGCTGTCCCATCGCCGAAGGTTATGGGTTGACCGAGACCTCGCCCATCGTCAGTTTCAACCCCATTGAGGCTATTCAACTGGGCACCATCGGTGTACCGATGGCGGGTACTGAGCTGAAGATTGTCGGCCCTGAAGGTGGGACGTTGTCCCTGGACGAACCCGGTGAGCTATGCGTGCGCGGCCCCCAGGTGATGAAAGGCTACTGGCAGCGGGACGACGAAACGACCAAGGTCATTGACCAGGATGGCTTCCTGCGCACGGGAGATATCGCATTGATTCAGCCGGATGGCTATGTGCGTATCGTCGATCGCAAGAAAGACATGATTCTGGTATCCGGCTTCAATGTCTATCCCAACGAGATCGAGGATGTCGTTGCCACGCATCCCGGTGTGGTGGAATCCTGCGCGGTGGGAGTCCCTGACGATGATAGCGGTGAAGTGATCAAGCTGTTTGTCGTGTCCAGGGATCCTGATCTTGATGCGGCATCGTTGCGTGCCTGGTGCAAGGGAAAGCTGACCGGCTACAAGGTGCCGAAGCTGGTCGTGTTCCGCGATGAACTGCCCAAGACCAATGTGGGTAAAGTGCTGCGTCGGCAACTGCGCGATGAACCCGATCCGGAAACCCGCAATGGCTGA
- a CDS encoding S9 family peptidase, producing MKAQPPNAPGTSSATCPAKDFLHPDDPNWDWLEQRDDDNVKAFLAAANTESDAWFTPLMPLAEQLYQGHLARRELAVKGLPTPLDHYTVWSETAADADYPLWWRHPNGNSTAKECFFDLETRAHQHTFFELGDMTLSPDEEWLAWSEDTQGDETYQLYLKRLPDGEPQLLLEQIGPELCWAEDNSTLLFTRYDATQRPDSVWRLTLELSGPVGNIHFPTPQLILREDDPQFWVGLGKTRSRTWLIIESASKDTSETHLVPAAHPATPALCILPRQSGVEYALDHRPGAFYLLHNRNAVHFQLDVIDEDLAISSSPDIATMTRVLLPHRQDVTLEGIDAYSWGLVVTERDHEQAQLHLHRIELDAKGNICLDEPLPCSTGLLSIGMADSPHFDTRTLRLREESFTTPPSWWEVDLDGATRTLLKRQTVHGDLTPQDLVCDRIWATSHDGERVPVSIVRRADLANQAMPTLLYGYGAYGEALDPWFSISRLELLQRGIAFAVAHVRGGGERGEPWYLAGKLEHKTNSFEDFLAARDALVEHGLADAERIVAYGASAGGLLVGASLNAAPGSFCAAVLDVPFVDVLRTMNNPDLPLTTAEYTEWGDPQEPAAARRIRSYSPLDNLAAADWPAVFLQGSWHDTRVPYWEPAKLYARLAMANIDNPELSNRPVLLRTDMEAGHGGASGRFKAWRDGARQDAFILWALGLADDGKHIDFASPLTHA from the coding sequence ATGAAAGCACAGCCGCCAAATGCACCAGGCACCTCTTCCGCCACTTGCCCAGCCAAAGACTTCCTGCACCCGGATGACCCGAACTGGGACTGGCTCGAGCAACGCGATGACGATAACGTAAAGGCCTTTCTTGCGGCAGCCAATACGGAATCCGACGCCTGGTTCACCCCCCTGATGCCTCTTGCCGAGCAGCTTTATCAAGGCCACCTGGCACGTAGGGAACTCGCCGTAAAAGGCCTGCCCACGCCTCTCGATCACTATACGGTGTGGAGCGAGACGGCTGCCGATGCCGATTATCCACTGTGGTGGCGCCACCCTAACGGTAACAGCACAGCGAAGGAATGTTTCTTCGACCTCGAAACCCGCGCTCATCAGCACACTTTTTTCGAACTGGGTGACATGACATTGTCACCGGATGAAGAGTGGCTGGCCTGGAGCGAAGACACTCAGGGCGATGAAACCTACCAGCTCTACCTCAAGCGCCTGCCTGATGGCGAGCCGCAACTGCTACTGGAACAGATTGGCCCCGAACTGTGCTGGGCCGAAGACAACAGTACCCTCCTGTTCACTCGCTATGATGCCACCCAACGACCTGACAGTGTTTGGCGACTCACTCTGGAACTCAGCGGTCCAGTAGGCAATATCCACTTCCCGACACCGCAGCTGATCCTGCGCGAGGACGATCCACAATTCTGGGTTGGCCTTGGCAAGACTCGTTCTCGCACCTGGCTGATCATCGAGAGTGCCTCAAAGGACACCAGCGAGACCCACTTGGTTCCCGCAGCGCACCCAGCAACCCCCGCGTTATGTATACTGCCGCGCCAGTCAGGCGTTGAATATGCCCTGGATCACCGGCCTGGAGCGTTTTACCTGCTGCATAACCGCAATGCCGTGCACTTTCAGCTCGATGTCATCGATGAAGACTTGGCCATTTCATCTTCCCCCGACATCGCCACCATGACACGTGTGCTGCTGCCCCATCGTCAGGATGTCACTCTGGAAGGTATCGACGCCTACTCCTGGGGGCTCGTGGTCACGGAACGTGACCATGAGCAGGCACAACTTCACCTGCACCGCATCGAGCTGGATGCCAAAGGCAACATCTGCCTCGATGAACCCCTGCCCTGCTCTACCGGGCTACTGAGCATCGGTATGGCGGACTCGCCCCATTTCGATACCCGCACCCTGCGCCTGCGCGAGGAATCCTTCACGACACCGCCAAGTTGGTGGGAAGTGGACCTGGATGGCGCTACCCGTACCCTGCTCAAGCGCCAGACTGTTCACGGCGATCTTACTCCGCAGGACCTGGTCTGCGATCGCATCTGGGCCACCTCCCATGACGGAGAGCGTGTCCCGGTATCGATCGTCCGCCGGGCCGATCTCGCCAACCAGGCCATGCCCACCTTGCTGTATGGCTATGGAGCCTACGGCGAAGCTCTGGACCCCTGGTTCTCGATTTCACGCCTGGAGCTGTTGCAGCGAGGCATCGCTTTTGCTGTCGCCCATGTTCGTGGAGGGGGAGAAAGAGGCGAGCCCTGGTATCTGGCGGGCAAGCTGGAGCACAAGACCAACAGTTTCGAGGACTTCCTCGCTGCCCGGGATGCCCTTGTCGAGCACGGCCTGGCCGATGCTGAACGTATTGTCGCCTACGGCGCCAGTGCTGGCGGCCTGTTGGTCGGCGCCAGCCTCAATGCTGCTCCAGGATCCTTCTGTGCCGCGGTTCTCGACGTACCTTTCGTCGATGTCCTGCGTACCATGAACAATCCGGACCTCCCCTTGACCACAGCGGAATATACCGAATGGGGCGATCCGCAGGAACCTGCCGCTGCCCGGCGTATCCGCAGCTATTCACCATTGGACAACCTGGCTGCAGCAGACTGGCCGGCAGTATTCCTTCAGGGCAGCTGGCACGATACTCGTGTCCCCTACTGGGAGCCCGCCAAACTCTACGCTCGCTTGGCCATGGCGAACATCGACAACCCTGAGTTGTCCAATCGACCAGTACTCCTGCGCACTGACATGGAAGCTGGTCATGGCGGTGCTTCCGGTCGTTTCAAGGCCTGGCGCGATGGAGCCCGTCAGGATGCCTTCATCCTCTGGGCCCTGGGTCTCGCCGATGACGGGAAGCACATTGATTTCGCCAGCCCATTAACACACGCGTAA